From the genome of Papaver somniferum cultivar HN1 chromosome 2, ASM357369v1, whole genome shotgun sequence, one region includes:
- the LOC113350394 gene encoding uncharacterized protein LOC113350394, with amino-acid sequence MERPATEADKKYEKWLKEKSNGILVAASLTATMAYTTALTPPGGVWQENYNEIPPGTTYFSRRVGLSVLAESNPHGLTGFSALLGFNTVGFICSITVSTFASVYNYGLRVAKETVPHQTSR; translated from the exons ATGGAGAGGCCAGCAACAGAAGCTGATAAGAAATATGAAAAATGGCTGAAAGAAAAATCGAATGGTATACTGGTTGCAGCATCATTGACGGCAACGATGGCATATACCACTGCCCTGACTCCACCTGGAGGTGTTTGGCAAGAAAACTACAATGAAATTCCTCCCGGAACCACCTATTTCAGCAGGCGAGTCGGATTATCAGTACTTGCTGAATCGAATCCGCATGGTCTAACTGGTTTCTCTGCACTTTTGGGTTTTAATACTGTGGGATTCATCTGTTCTATAACC GTCTCCACCTTCGCATCGGTTTATAATTACGGCTTACGTGTAGCGAAAGAAACGGTGCCCCATCAAACCTCTAGATAA